From Vitis vinifera cultivar Pinot Noir 40024 chromosome 14, ASM3070453v1, a single genomic window includes:
- the LOC132255049 gene encoding uncharacterized protein LOC132255049: MKHVVSYFEPLYVVLRIIDSEVVPTMSFVYKLMQVMKENLNRQQVGDWIFKILKDRWEKTLKHPLHAAAYFLNPRFQYRRRVGSDPYLIQSVHEVFAKLDLHAESVGQFGNELVLFRDAKRGLSDRAAIASRSTMVPAEWWLMYGNQTPTLRNLAIKVLSQTASSSACERNWSTFALIHTKQRNRLAYSRLQQLVFCYYNMKLKLRDMEAENDRVAEKDYLDLLDISAEVGEEKENQLFQRVRPIHLDDEVGNPDPRIAAHAREFGVDVERVLSEEVHSESFSKDTEDSFQGALNSHQEVYSTSIGQSSRPSAAGTSASGYDGSRGGTDDGSDHAGGDIGERQQSQYPMSQFTYENDFTHCTQDEDHGSRRAGPGIGSIGKPYKGRERTMTSYNEELLSRSFESMSIGTQFSDSSNEANVYPPYVMGYGQPSSSTDEEYGIPTYPSAAQMSYQVPYQMQGGFDMNTWVNLEYPIHVEAVGRTQEIYAWHVRIFNQYYRGSMSWYQYCLQQQDGVPSSTNSIEPHRSSFWY, encoded by the exons ATGAAACATGTTGTTTCATACTTTGAACCACTATACGTGGTGCTTCGAATCATTGATTCAGAAGTTGTTCCAACAATGTCGTTTGTGTACAAGCTTATGCAAGTGATGAAAGAAAATCTCAATCGTCAACAAGTTGGCGATTGGATCTTCAAAATACTTAAAGATCGTTGggagaaaacactaaaacatccacttcatgcagcag catacttcttgaatccaaggTTTCAATATAGGCGTAGAGTTGGTAGTGATCCATATTTAATTCAATCAGTCCATGAAGTATTTGCTAAATTAGACCTACATGCTGAATCGgttggtcaatttggaaatgag CTTGTGCTTTTTCGAGATGCAAAGAGAGGACTCAGTGATCGAGCGGCGATTGCAtcaaggtcaaccatggtgcccG CTGAATGGTGGTTGATGTATGGGAACcaaacacctacattgagaAATTTGGCCATTaaagttctctcacaaactgcgtcatcttctgcttgtgaaagaaattggagcacatttgCTTTAATCCACACAAAGCAACGCAATCGTTTGGCTTACTCCAGACTACAACAATTAGTTTTCTGTTACTACAATATGAAGCTAAAGTTACGCGATATGGAGgcagaaaatgatcgagttgctgagaaagattaccttgatcttcttgacatttcagccgaggtgggtgaagaaaaagagaatcaGTTATTCCAACGGGTCAGACCTATACACTTAGATGATGAAGTTGGTAATCCTGATCCACGAATTGCTGCTCATGCTCGAGAATTTGGAGTTGATGTTGAACGTGTGTTGTCCGAAGAAGTTCACAGtgaaagttttagcaaagatactGAGGATTCATTTCAAGGGGCATTGAATTCCCACCAAGAGGTTTACTCCACAAGTATTGGCCAaagtagtagacctagtgctgctggtacttctgcttctggttacgatggttcaagaggtggaactGATGATGGAAGTGATCACGCAGGAGGAGATATTGGGGAACGCCAACAAAGTCAATATCCAATGAGTCAATTCacttatgaaaatgatttcacgCATTGCACACAAGATGAAgaccatggctctagaagagctggtCCAGGTATAGGATCTATTGGGAAGCCATACAAAGGAAGAGAACGGACGATGACTTCATATAACGAGGAGTTACTTTCAAggagttttgaatctatgagtataggaactcaatttagtgactcctcAAATGAGGCTAACGTTTACCCTCCTTATGTGATGggttatggtcaaccttcaagttcaactgatgaagagtatggtatcCCGACCTACCCCTCTGCTGCACAAATGTCTTACCAAGTTCCATATCAAATGCAAGGAGGATTTGACATGAACACATGGGTCAATCTTGAGTATCCTATCCATGTAGAGGCAGTGGGTaggactcaagagatatatgcatggcatgttagaatttttaaccaatattatcgaggctcaatgagttggtaccaatattgtctccaacagcaagacggggttccttcatctaccaattccattgaaccacatcgatcctcattttggtactaa